One stretch of Vulpes lagopus strain Blue_001 chromosome X, ASM1834538v1, whole genome shotgun sequence DNA includes these proteins:
- the FAM156A gene encoding protein FAM156A/FAM156B, whose protein sequence is MSTNYTSMDPLQKCNPTLISESSPVISEETSREVTAASPPSFSELLMMGLGDLKSSPGPKYPAPLPEGLLQQQYRDDKTLQERRWERSASPQRKRTLLGHMRRRHLDHVAPYRVERNARISSSGDRDQNGFRCECRYCQSHRPNVSGMPAERKGAPHPSSWETLVQGLSGLTLSLGTNRPGLLPEGVLQQQEREEKLQLEMQQESKRMFQRLLKQWLKEN, encoded by the coding sequence ATGAGCACCAACTACACCTCCATGGATCCACTCCAGAAGTGTAACCCAACACTGATTTCGGAATCTTCCCCAGTGATCTCTGAAGAGACTTCCCGGGAAGTCACAGcagcctcccctccttccttctcagaaCTGCTGATGATGGGCCTCGGGGACCTCAAAAGCAGTCCTGGCCCCAAATACCCTGCCCCTCTGCCAGAGGGGCTGCTCCAGCAGCAGTACAGGGATGACAAGACCCTACAGGAGAGGCGCTGGGAAAGGTCAGCATCCCCTCAGAGGAAGAGAACACTTCTGGGGCACATGAGACGGCGACACCTTGATCACGTGGCGCCTTATCGGGTTGAAAGAAATGCCAGGATCTCTTCATCAGGTGATAGAGATCAGAACGGATTCCGATGTGAATGTCGATACTGCCAGAGCCATAGGCCCAATGTCTCTGGGATGCCTGCAGAGAGGAAAGGGGCCCCACATCCTTCCTCCTGGGAAACGCTGGTGCAGGGCCTCAGCGGCTTGACCCTCAGCCTGGGGACCAACCGGCCTGGCCTTCTGCCTGAAGGGGTGCTCCaacagcaggagagagaggagaagctcCAACTGGAGATGCAGCAGGAAAGCAAAAGAATGTTTCAGAGGCTCCTAAAACAGTGGTtgaaggaaaactga